One window of Mycobacteriales bacterium genomic DNA carries:
- a CDS encoding Gfo/Idh/MocA family oxidoreductase, translating into MRFAVIGCGVIGKHHARTIAGLAEAELAAVVDVIPERADELGAKHGVPALYSVEEALQRSDIDAVAVCTPSGNHAGPAVDALRAGKHVVIEKPLDVTPDAVAAVAKEAAVAGRVVTVISQHRFDAAAQIAHAAVQDGKFGVLTSGSADIAWWRSQGYYDSGDWRGTWALDGGGVLMNQGIHSIDILVWLLGQPTEVFAWTGTLAHERIEVEDTAVATIRFSSGALGVIRGTTAAYPGLTARIQVHGDHGSAVIDDDQLAYFHASDGSTDAPAYGGGAGDNQAAQVLPTQAGGTAGGDPSALSDAHTTQYRDFLSAIADGRQPLVTIEENTRTLEVIWAIYESAKLGRPVAVGT; encoded by the coding sequence ATGCGATTCGCCGTCATTGGTTGTGGCGTGATCGGAAAGCATCACGCGCGCACCATTGCGGGACTGGCCGAGGCCGAACTGGCCGCGGTGGTCGACGTCATTCCGGAGCGGGCCGACGAGCTCGGTGCGAAGCACGGAGTGCCGGCCCTGTACAGCGTCGAGGAGGCGCTGCAACGCTCGGACATCGATGCGGTGGCCGTCTGCACCCCGAGTGGTAACCACGCCGGCCCGGCCGTCGACGCGCTCCGAGCGGGCAAGCACGTGGTGATCGAGAAGCCGCTCGACGTCACGCCGGATGCGGTGGCCGCGGTCGCCAAGGAGGCCGCGGTGGCCGGCCGCGTGGTGACGGTGATCAGCCAGCACCGGTTCGACGCCGCGGCCCAGATCGCCCACGCTGCGGTGCAGGACGGCAAGTTCGGAGTGCTGACGTCGGGCAGCGCCGACATCGCCTGGTGGCGGAGCCAGGGCTACTACGACTCCGGCGACTGGCGGGGCACCTGGGCGCTGGACGGCGGCGGCGTGCTGATGAACCAGGGCATCCACTCGATCGACATCCTCGTCTGGCTGCTCGGTCAGCCGACGGAGGTGTTCGCGTGGACCGGAACCCTTGCTCACGAGCGGATCGAGGTCGAGGACACCGCGGTCGCCACCATCCGGTTCAGCTCCGGGGCGCTGGGTGTCATCCGCGGGACGACAGCCGCCTACCCGGGACTGACCGCGCGCATCCAGGTGCACGGTGACCACGGGTCGGCGGTGATCGACGACGACCAGCTGGCCTACTTCCATGCCAGTGACGGTTCGACCGACGCTCCGGCCTACGGCGGCGGCGCGGGTGACAACCAGGCGGCGCAGGTGCTCCCGACCCAGGCCGGAGGCACCGCGGGCGGCGACCCGTCCGCGCTGTCGGACGCCCACACCACCCAGTACCGGGACTTCCTGTCCGCGATCGCGGACGGCCGTCAGCCGCTCGTGACGATCGAGGAGAACACCCGCACCCTCGAGGTCATCTGGGCGATCTACGAGTCGGCCAAGCTCGGCCGGCCGGTGGCCGTCGGAACCTGA